From the genome of Methanoregula boonei 6A8:
AAGGAAAAAGTGTACGCCGAGTTGCGCCGGCACGATTTCACGCCCCGGACCGGTTACAAGTTCGGCCACCACTTCCGTGTCTACTGCGGGAAGAACGTGCATTCCGATCTCCTGGTGCATGCCATTGAAAAGGAAGCCGTCATGCCTATCAGCGTGGTTTCACGGTCAGTGAGGATGGCGCATAGCGTCAAAAAGAAGATGTTGTTTGGCTGTGTACATACTACCGGTATCCAGTTCGTCGAATTTGCGCGGATCAAGTTATAATCCCGTGCTTTAACAACGTGCAAAAAGAGCGTTTATATCATGACAGAGCCGCAGATCAACCCGTGGTCGAGCACCCCGACGCTCGATGTCGAGAAGACCTTTGCCGAGTTCGGTATTGACCCGATTGCGCCGGTACTGCCTGAGCTGCCTGAGGTCCCGTACTTCATGCGCCGGGGGATCGTGGTCGGCCAGCGCGACTATCTCCCGATTGCCCGGGCAATCCGGAACCACACGCCCTTTCATCTTCTCACCGGGTTCATGCCCAGCGGCCACCCGCATCTCGGGCACCTGATGCTCATGAGGGAAGTAGTCTGGCATGTGCAGCAGGGCGCAAACGGGTATGTGACGATTGCTGACCGCGAAGCGTATGCAGTCCGAGGCCTGTCGTGGGAGAAATGCCGGGAATATGGTAAGGAATACCTTTCATGCCTGTATGCACTGGGTTTTGAAGGGCAGACATACTTCCAGAGCAAAAACTCCCGGCTCAAGGACCTTGCGTTTGAAGCGGCAACCAAGGTAAATTTCTCCGAACTTACCGCGATCTACGGCTTTACCCCGGAGACAGCCCTTGCCCACGCGGACAGCGTGATCACGCAGGTTGCCGACATCCTGTACCCGCAGGTAGAGCGTGAACCTGCCCCGACGCTTGTACCCGTGGGGATAGATCAGGATCCCCATATCCGGCTTACCCGGGGAATCGCCCACAAGTTCCGGATGTTCACGGTTGAGGAACGCGAGGATTACGTCAGCGTGCGCTCAAAGAACGCTCCCGAGGCTGCGCTCGATGCGGTGAAAAAAGCGTTCCCGCACGCAAAAAAATACGAGGGCCACGTGGACATCAAAGGCGCTGCCTGTGCCGATGTGAGCACAAAGGTCCGGGATATCGAGCGGGCATGCGGCGGGTATGCGTTCTACACGCCTTCATCCACATATCATATCTTCCTGCCCGGGCTCACCGGTGGCAAGATGTCGTCGAGCATTCCCGAGAGCCTCATCTCATTCTACGAACCCGAGGCAGCCGTGCGAAAGAAGGTGATGAGCGCCCTAACCGGAGGCCGGATGACGCTTGAAGAGCAGCGGCGCCTTGGCGGCGAACCGGAGAAGTGCACGCTTTATCTCCTCAACATGTTCCATATGATCACCGACGATGCAAAACTCGCGGAACTTCACCGGAAGTGCCGGTCGGGCGAGATCACCTGCGGGCAGTGCAAGAAGGAGACCGCGGAGCGCGTCGTGGCATTTTTAAAGGATTTCCGGGAGAAGATGGACGTGGCGGCAGAGACGATTGAGGTGTGAAAGGCGATGGCGGAACTGACCTTAAACGAGAAACGGCTGCTTGCTGCGCTGGCAAAGGAGAAGAAGGCCGATGCGGAACATCTCGCATCTCTCCTGAATGCGACCCCCGAGGCGGTTGTCCAGTGGGGGCACCTTGCTGAAGACAAGGGGCTTGCGAAGGTCGAAAGAATTGTCAAGAAAATTCCCACTTTGACCGAAGAAGGAATAAAATACCGCAAATCCGATCAGCTTCCCGAAACTCAGATTCTCGATGCAATCAAAACAGGCACAACGCTTACAGATCTCCAGAAAAATGATGCATTTAAGATCGGTTTTGGTCAATTGCGAAAGAGAGGGCTCATACAGCTCAACGGCACTTATGTTGTTAAAGTGCCGAATGCTTCGACGGAAAAAGAAAATAGCATCCTTCTCTGTTTTGATGAAACTGGCAAATTACACGCGGATCCCGCTCTTAAATTCGGGGAAGATTACAATCAAAGCATCAAGGAGTTTGTCAAACGAGGGATAGCTCGGGAGTCCGAAACCGTTCAAAACCTTCTCACAATCACATCCGAAGGAACACTCCGCGTAAATGCCGGTCTTGACATCCGAGAAGAGATCGGCACCCTCACCCGGGACCAGATCCTCTCCGGTTCATGGAAGAACGCGAGCCTGCGGAAGTACGACATCAAAAAATTGCCCAAGACGGTTTACCCGGGCAAGTCCCACCCGTACCAGCGGCTCATCGACGAGATGCGGCAGATCCTCCTTGAGATGGGCTTTACCGAGATGCACGGGGAGATCGTCCAGAGCGCGTTCTGGAACTTTGATGCCCTCTTCCAGCCGCAGGACCACCCGGCCCGCGAGATGCAGGACACGTTCTACCTCAAAGAGGATGCACCGCTTCCCGAAGGATGGGAGTGCCTCCGCGACATGCACGAGCATGGCGGCAATACCTCGTCTACCGGCTGGGGCGGGAAGTGGAACCCCGGAAAAGCAAAGCAGTGCGTGCTCCGTACCCACACGACCAGCCTCTCGATCCAGTACCTCGCCGCTCACCCGGAACCACCGGTCAAGGCGTTCTGCATCGGCAGGGTGTACCGCCGCGAGGCGATCGACCCCACCCATACTCCCGAATTCGAGCAGCTTGAAGGAATCGTGATGGACAAGGATGTTACCTTCCGTCACCTGCTGGGCTTTTTAAAAGAGTTCTACCAGCGGATGGGCTTCTCCGATGTCCGGTTCCGGCCCGGGTTCTTCCCCTACACGGAGCCCTCGGTCGAGCCCGAGATCTGGGTGGACGGCCTTGGCTGGGTGGAGATGGGCGGGGCAGGTGTCTTCCGGCAGGAGGTCACTGACCCGTGGGGCGTAAAATGTCCGGTGCTCGCGTGGGGGCTTGGCGTGAGCCGGGTGGCCATGCTCCGGCTGGGCCTCAAGGACCTGCGGCAGCTGTACCTGAGCGATCTTGAATGGATACGAAACAGCCCCGTGCATGCCCCGGCCGCAGCGGGGAGGAAGGCGTAACATGGCGATCATCAGCCTTTCCTACAAGTACCTCGAACGGCTCACCGGCACCGACCGGGAGACAATCCTCAAACGCCTCCCGATGATCGGTTCCGAGGTCGAACGCCTGGAGGAGGACCACGCGGACGTGGAGTTCTTCCCCAACCGCCCCGATCTCTTCTCAGTCGAAGGTGCAGCCCGGGCCATGCGGGGATTTTTAGGGATCGAAACCGGCCTGCCACGCTACATGGTGAAACCCTCCGGGATCCGCTTCACGATAGATTCGAAGCTTGCCGCGATCCGGCCCTGCCTTGCTTCGGCGGTCATCCGGAATGTTTCCTTCGACGACGAGTCTATCCTCTCGGTCATGGCGCTCCAGGAAGCCCTGCACTGGGCAGTCGGGAGAGGGAGGAGCAAGGTTGCCATCGGCATCCACGACCTCGACACCATCACTCCACCGTTCCATTATGTTGCCTCCCCCCGGGTGAGGAAGTTTGTCCCGCTCGATTTCACTGACGAGCTCACCCTTGACGGCATTCTCGAAAAACACCCGAAGGGCAGGGACTATGCAAAGATCGTAAAAGACTTCCCGCTATTTCCCCTGATCGTTGACAATGAGGATCATGTCTGCTCGTTCCCGCCGATCATCAATGGCGAGCGGACCCGGGTGACGACCGCGACAAAAAATATCCTTCTTGATGTGACCGGCACCGACCAGCGGGCGGTCAATGTGGCGGCAAACATCATCTGTACTGCTCTTGCCGAGGCTGGGGCGACCATCGAGAGCGTGGAGATAAATGGCGCTCCTTTCCCCGATCTGGCTCCCGCGGTGCGCACGGTCAGCGTCCGGGAATGCTCCGCGCTCATCGGGGTCGATCTGACCGCCCCGCAGATGGCGGAACTGCTCGAAAAGATGCGGTTTGGCGCGGAGCCGGCCGGGCCGGATCAGGTCCGGGTGCAGGTACCCTGCTACCGGGCCGATATTATGCATGACTGGGATCTCTTCGAGGATGTTGCGATAGCCTACGGGTACGAAAACTTTGCCGTCGAAGTACCGCCCACGTTCTCCATCGGGAAAGAGCACCCGGCCAACCGGATCGCCGGCCAGGCGCGGGCTATCCTTGCCGGCCTCGGGTACCTGGAGATGATGCCTTTTACGCTGACAAACGAGCGTGTACTCTGCGACCGGATGCAGCGGCCCGGCGAACCGGCGACGCTCCGTCTCATGCACCCGATCAGCGAGGAATACACTGTGGTCAGGACCGATATTGTGCCGCTTCTCCTGGAGATGCTGCAGGTCAACCGGCACCGGGAACTCCCGCAGCGGCTCTTTGCCACCGGTGATGTGATCGCCGATCTCCTCACCACCCAGCGCCTTGCGTTTGTCAGCACCCACGCGGGTGCGGACTTTTCTGAAGCCTACGCCCATGCAGACGCGGTGCTCCGCGAGTTAGGGGTTGCCTACAGCGCAGAAGTGTCGGACGACGCTGCATTTATCGAAGGAAGGCGGGCGGATATCATTGTCGGCGGGAAAAAAGCAGGAGTGTTTGGCGAGATCCATCCCGCCGTGCTCACGGCGTTCGAACTGGAACAGCCGGTGGCCGCATTCGAGCTCGATCTCAGAGCCGTACCGGGATACCCTTCCCCTTAAGGTACTCTTTTACATCGCGGACGCTCATCTCGCCATAATGGAAAACGCTTGCCGCGAGGCAGGCATCCGCTTTTCCCCGGGTAAACCCCTCATAAAAATGTTCGAGCGTCCCGACCCCGCCGCTTGCGATCACCGGAATGTTGGCCGCTTCCGAGATCGCCCGGGTGACTGCGATATCAAAGCCGTTTTTCGTTCCGTCGGTCTCCATGCTGGTTAACAGGATTTCGCCTGCGCCCCGCTCCTCGGCCTCTTTTGCCCAGCGCACCGCGTCGATCCCGGTCGGCTTGCTCCCGCCGTAGATGACTACCTCGTACCAGCAGGTTGTCCCATCGCAGAGCCGGACCGGCACTGCCTCCGGGTTCAGGGTGAAGTTCCGGCGCACGTCCATGGCAACCACGATACACTGCGTCCCGAACGACTCCGCACCTTTGGTGATAATTGACGGGTCGTGGACGGCGCTCGTGTTCAGGCTCACCTTATCCGCGCCGGCCCGGAGGATCTGCTGGATATCGTCAAGTGTCCGCAGGCCGCCCCCTACCGTAAGCGGCAGGAAAAGCTGGTCTGCCGCACGCTGGATAAGCTCGATAATGATACCCCTTTTTTCTTTTGAAGCGGTGATATCGAGGAACACCACCTCGTCAGCTCCCTGCTCGTTGTAGCGCCCCGCAAGCTCCACCGGGTCGCCTGCATCCCGGAGCCCAAGGAAGTTGGTCCCTTTCACCACCCGGCCGTCCTTTAAGTCAAGGCAGGGGATGATCCGTCGCGTGAGCACCATGTCATTTCCGGTTTCTCCTCGCATCCCTATCTACCTATCTACCTATCTGCCTGTCTGCGACCCGGTTTTTGCGGGGAAGTTTATGTGCCATTGTTGCATTATGTACAGGGTAAGTGATAGGTGGTCCCCGCTGCAAGGCAGGGTACCGCACAGGTGTTTTCATGAGTACCGGGAAGCTCAAGATTGACTGGGCGGCACAGTACATGCCCGTGCTTGCCTCGATAAAAAAGCAGTTCGAGAAGGACAAACCGTTCAAGGGCATGACGATCGGCATGGCCCTCCATGTCGAGGCCAAGACCGCAAATCTCGTCCAGACCCTTGCCGCGGGAGGCGCAAAGGTTTACATCACCGGCTGCAACCCGCTCTCCACGCAGGACGATGTGGCGGCGGCGTTGAACGAGGTAAAAAACGTGCACTGCTATGCAAAGCGCGGGTGCACCGTTGATGAGTACTATGCGGCAATCGAACAGGTGCTCGATGCGGCCCCGTCGATTACCATTGACGACGGGATGGACCTCATCCACTACCTGCACACCAAGCGCCGCGAACTCCTGAAGAAAGTGATCGGCGGCTGCGAGGAGACAACTACCGGTATCCACCGGCTCCGGGCAATGGCGGCCGAGAAGAAACTCGAGTTCCCGGTAGTGGCGGTCAACGATACGCCCATGAAGCGGTTTTTTGACAATGTGCACGGAACCGGCGAGAGTGCCCTCTCCTCGATCATGATCACGACAAATACGCTTATTGCCGGGAAATATTTAGTCGTTGCCGGCTATGGCTACTGCGGGCGGGGCCTTGCACAGAAAGCCCACGGCCTGGGTGCAAAAGTCGTGGTCACCGAGGTTGACCCCCGCCGGGCCCTCGAAGCGCACATGGACGGGTACCATGTCATGACCATGGACCAGGCAGCAGAGATTGGTGACATCTTTGTCACGACCACGGGCAACACCAGCGTGATCGGGAAGGATCACTTCGGGAAGCTCAAAGCCGGTGCGATCCTTGCAAACGCCGGCCACTTCAACGTGGAGATCGATATTGCGTGGCTGGCAAAACACGCGGACTCGACCGTTGAGCGCGACGGGATCATCACCTACATCCTCAAGGGAAAACCGGTCCACGTGCTTGCCGAAGGCCGGCTTGTGAACCTTGCCACACCAAAGGGTATGGGTCACCCGATCGAGGTGATGGACCTTAGTTTCGCCCTCCAGGCACTCTGCGCCCGGTATATTGCGGAGCAGGGAGACTCCCTCAAAGGCGGTGTGTACGACGTCCCGCAGGAGATCGATGAGCAGGTGGCCCGGCTGAAGCTCGCGTCGCTTGGCCTTTCCATCGATGAGCTCTCTGCAGCCCAGAAAAAGTACCAGTGCAGCTGGGATATCGGGACGTAAACTCCCCGTTCTCCCAAAACTTTTTTTTTATTTGCTTATCCCGTCAGGATTTCCCCTACCCTGTTCCTATCTGCTTTTCCCTGCCGGTTCATCCCCAATGTCGGCAGTGCACCCCAGTTTCCATTGTTCGTGGATCACGATCAGCGCCCCTGCGGCAAAGAGTGGCACCGCAAGCCAGAACTGGCTGCCAAGGGCATCAGAGAAGATAAAGAGCGAGGCAATGCAGCCGATAAAGGGAGCTGCCGAGTAGATCGCCCCTGCCCGTGCCGCTCCCATGTCCCGCAGGGCCACGATAAAGAGGATAAGCCCGAAGCCAAACGAGAAGAAGCCGGTGAGGAGGGCAAGGACGATCAGGCTGATTCCCGGCAGGGGTTCCCCGAGTACGATAACGAGCACGGCAGCAATGCTTCCCCCGAAGATCACCTTGTACAGTCCAATGAGCTCGGGGGAATAGGCCGTGATATGCGCCATGCAGTTGTTGTCCACGCCCCAGAATAACCCTGACAGGATGATCCCGAGCGCCCCCAGGGAAATACCGAGCACGCTCTCTCCGTTCCAGCCAAGGATGATGCTCCCGGCAAAGATGAGGACAAGGGCAAAACCGATCCGTTTGTCCGCCGGTTCGTGGAAGACCCAGAATGCGAGCAGGACGGTTGCCACGATCTCGAAGTTGAGGAGAAGCGCCGCGGTTGCCGCCGGGGTAATGGTAAGGGCAAAACACTGGGTGACAGGGGCAATGAAGCCGCCGACAATCACAGTTCCGGCAAGGAGCCAGCGTTCCCTCTTGTTGGCCGGGGGCAGGCTCCCCGCGGGGCGGTGGCCCCGGGCTATTCGCCAGCAGAGGATCCCCGCCCCGGACCCGAACGCAAGGATGGTGAGCAGGAGCAGGGGTGACATCCCGTCAACAAGGATCTTTAAAAGTGGCGTTGCCGTCCCAAAAAGCAGGGTGGCTCCGGTGATCGCAAGGAGCGGTTTTGGCAGGTGGGGAAGAGAGAAACAGTTCATGGTATCGGGTATTTTTGGTACGGTGCGCGGGCAGGGAGCACCGGGTTTTCTGATATATGGGACAAATCAGGTCTTTGAACCTTCCCGTGCCGCGTAGATATATTCCTGTGCTATCCCGCAGTACGGGCCAAAATGCTTCCGGGCAAAGGTTCGTATGGCATCGTACTCCCGTGTGGTCAGCGCAGTATCCGGCGGGAGCTCCGGCAGGTAATGCTCGCGCATGATCCGCCGGATCCAGACATCGACCGGGAATGCCTCGAACGTCTGGAAGCTAAAGAGCAGGACGCAGTCCGCTGCCTTGGGGCCGATACCGGAGAACTTCATAAGTTCACGGCGGGCCTCCTCGTATGGCAGGGCCGCTATGTTCTCTGCCCATGTTTCGTGTGCGGTGGTATCGCAGGCAGTCTTAAAAACATACGGTTCGCGGTACCCGAGCCCGCATTCTGCAAGAGCGGATGCTGTCCCGGTGCAGGAGATCCGTGACGGGTCGGGGAACGAAAAGAATGTGTTTTCACCCTCTTGTATTGCATCGCCGAACTGCTGTGCAAGGGTCGCAACCCGGCGCCGGATCGCAGGGATGTTGGTATTGGTGGCGCAGATGTACGAACAGAGGCACTCCCACGGGGGCTGCCGGATAAGGCGCAGGCCCCGGCACTGCCCGATTGCCGCGTGGATGAACGGGTCGCGATCAACGGATTCGAGGATGGCCAAAAGGTCAAGATCAAAAGAGAAATAGTGCCGGATAAACGGTTCGTCCACGCCGGTAAAGGAGAGGGTTCGTCCTTTCTGCCGGCACCGGATCACCTTCCCGCTTGCGACCCCGGTCCAGCTCCCGTCCGGTGAGTGATTCCAGCGAAAGACCTGCCCGCATCCGAGTGTCTGGTCAAGGGAGAATGGCTCATCGTTGCCAAGCGTAATCCGCGGCATGGAAAATGTCCTTTTCAGATATCTGCTTTTGACCCTTTTAGACTATGGCAGGGCCCCGCACCCAGTTTCGCAGCGGACGGATAGCCTTTTAATATTCCGGCTGAAAGTTCTTTTCATGGAACTAACAGAAACCCTCAAGGCCTTTATCGAGGAAGGCGCGGACTGGGAACGCAAGCAGACCACGCTTCCCGGTGTGTCCATAATCCGGCTCCCTGCAACCAAAAACCGCCCGGCATCCCTTGCGATCGATGTCAATCCCCTCGGGGAGAACGGGCTGCCGATGAAGAAGAAGGGGATCATGATCATGAATGCCGCAGAACTTGCCGCGTTTCGGGCCCTCTTCAATAACGAAAAGGCTGACAGCCTGGTAAAGGCACTTGAGGAGATCCTTCCCGAGCGCAAATCGGCAGGGAAAGCCAAAAAGGCGGACGTACTGCAATTATAACCCGGGAAATGACAGGATCCGGGCTGAATGGTCGGGGTGATGTGTATTAACGTGAGGTTTATCGTTCCCCTTTTCCTTATCGCGCTGGTACTTGCCGGTGCCGGCTGTCTTGGGACAAAGACCATCCCGGTCAACCAGACCGCTCCCCCGGCGATCCTGATCGATTACCACCGGAGCGGGGGAATTAACGGGGCAAACGATCGGCTGGTGATCTTCACCAACGGAGTTGCAGCAGTCTCAGTAGGGTCATCCAATACCGAGCTGCGGCTGAATGATTCGGCTCTCGCGCTCCTTTCGGTGCTCTTCAATGAGTCCGATTTCTCGCAGCTCCAGGCCAATTACCCGGCTCCGTACCAGTCTCCCGGGCTCATGACCTACACGATCTCCTATGGGGGAAAGACCGTGACTGCCCAGGACACGGATATCCCCCCGTCGCTTGAGACGCTTATTGACAAACTCAATACCCTCCTTGCCGGTGCCAGCCCGCAGAAGTCCTCGTACCCGACGTTCAGCCTTACTTCCTAGGAAAGGTCTGGTACCGGATCCGGGATCCTTTTTGGGAATAAATCCCACATTTTTCCCCGCGATGGTGTTTACTTTCATCCTTTTCCCGCTTACTCCGGCACCTGAATACGACAAGGAGACGCAGGGGTGTCTGTAAAAAACGAAGTGTCCCTTTTGCAGAACCGTAAACGCTAAAAAAAAGAGGCGGGAGTTACTTGTTCTCGTACATGCAGGACTGCACATCGTGGCCGAGTTTCCCGATAGCATCGGCCCGGCAGCGCTGGCAGTGCCGCATCTGTTTGACGTACTGGGAACAGGCGTCCTGCATCTTTTTCTTCATCTCGGGGGTCGGCGGGGCGATATCGGCAAACTTGTACTGGGCGATCAGGGGGATGATGTTGAAGGTGTATACTCCCATCCCGCCTACCTTCTTTGCGATATCAACGATATGATCCTCGTTGATGCCCGGGATGTAGACCGTGTTCACCTTCACGATCATGTTTCTCTCCACGGCCATCTCGATACCTTTGAGC
Proteins encoded in this window:
- a CDS encoding tryptophan--tRNA ligase — encoded protein: MTEPQINPWSSTPTLDVEKTFAEFGIDPIAPVLPELPEVPYFMRRGIVVGQRDYLPIARAIRNHTPFHLLTGFMPSGHPHLGHLMLMREVVWHVQQGANGYVTIADREAYAVRGLSWEKCREYGKEYLSCLYALGFEGQTYFQSKNSRLKDLAFEAATKVNFSELTAIYGFTPETALAHADSVITQVADILYPQVEREPAPTLVPVGIDQDPHIRLTRGIAHKFRMFTVEEREDYVSVRSKNAPEAALDAVKKAFPHAKKYEGHVDIKGAACADVSTKVRDIERACGGYAFYTPSSTYHIFLPGLTGGKMSSSIPESLISFYEPEAAVRKKVMSALTGGRMTLEEQRRLGGEPEKCTLYLLNMFHMITDDAKLAELHRKCRSGEITCGQCKKETAERVVAFLKDFREKMDVAAETIEV
- the pheS gene encoding phenylalanine--tRNA ligase subunit alpha — translated: MAELTLNEKRLLAALAKEKKADAEHLASLLNATPEAVVQWGHLAEDKGLAKVERIVKKIPTLTEEGIKYRKSDQLPETQILDAIKTGTTLTDLQKNDAFKIGFGQLRKRGLIQLNGTYVVKVPNASTEKENSILLCFDETGKLHADPALKFGEDYNQSIKEFVKRGIARESETVQNLLTITSEGTLRVNAGLDIREEIGTLTRDQILSGSWKNASLRKYDIKKLPKTVYPGKSHPYQRLIDEMRQILLEMGFTEMHGEIVQSAFWNFDALFQPQDHPAREMQDTFYLKEDAPLPEGWECLRDMHEHGGNTSSTGWGGKWNPGKAKQCVLRTHTTSLSIQYLAAHPEPPVKAFCIGRVYRREAIDPTHTPEFEQLEGIVMDKDVTFRHLLGFLKEFYQRMGFSDVRFRPGFFPYTEPSVEPEIWVDGLGWVEMGGAGVFRQEVTDPWGVKCPVLAWGLGVSRVAMLRLGLKDLRQLYLSDLEWIRNSPVHAPAAAGRKA
- the pheT gene encoding phenylalanine--tRNA ligase subunit beta; its protein translation is MAIISLSYKYLERLTGTDRETILKRLPMIGSEVERLEEDHADVEFFPNRPDLFSVEGAARAMRGFLGIETGLPRYMVKPSGIRFTIDSKLAAIRPCLASAVIRNVSFDDESILSVMALQEALHWAVGRGRSKVAIGIHDLDTITPPFHYVASPRVRKFVPLDFTDELTLDGILEKHPKGRDYAKIVKDFPLFPLIVDNEDHVCSFPPIINGERTRVTTATKNILLDVTGTDQRAVNVAANIICTALAEAGATIESVEINGAPFPDLAPAVRTVSVRECSALIGVDLTAPQMAELLEKMRFGAEPAGPDQVRVQVPCYRADIMHDWDLFEDVAIAYGYENFAVEVPPTFSIGKEHPANRIAGQARAILAGLGYLEMMPFTLTNERVLCDRMQRPGEPATLRLMHPISEEYTVVRTDIVPLLLEMLQVNRHRELPQRLFATGDVIADLLTTQRLAFVSTHAGADFSEAYAHADAVLRELGVAYSAEVSDDAAFIEGRRADIIVGGKKAGVFGEIHPAVLTAFELEQPVAAFELDLRAVPGYPSP
- the hisF gene encoding imidazole glycerol phosphate synthase subunit HisF; this encodes MVLTRRIIPCLDLKDGRVVKGTNFLGLRDAGDPVELAGRYNEQGADEVVFLDITASKEKRGIIIELIQRAADQLFLPLTVGGGLRTLDDIQQILRAGADKVSLNTSAVHDPSIITKGAESFGTQCIVVAMDVRRNFTLNPEAVPVRLCDGTTCWYEVVIYGGSKPTGIDAVRWAKEAEERGAGEILLTSMETDGTKNGFDIAVTRAISEAANIPVIASGGVGTLEHFYEGFTRGKADACLAASVFHYGEMSVRDVKEYLKGKGIPVRL
- a CDS encoding adenosylhomocysteinase; the protein is MSTGKLKIDWAAQYMPVLASIKKQFEKDKPFKGMTIGMALHVEAKTANLVQTLAAGGAKVYITGCNPLSTQDDVAAALNEVKNVHCYAKRGCTVDEYYAAIEQVLDAAPSITIDDGMDLIHYLHTKRRELLKKVIGGCEETTTGIHRLRAMAAEKKLEFPVVAVNDTPMKRFFDNVHGTGESALSSIMITTNTLIAGKYLVVAGYGYCGRGLAQKAHGLGAKVVVTEVDPRRALEAHMDGYHVMTMDQAAEIGDIFVTTTGNTSVIGKDHFGKLKAGAILANAGHFNVEIDIAWLAKHADSTVERDGIITYILKGKPVHVLAEGRLVNLATPKGMGHPIEVMDLSFALQALCARYIAEQGDSLKGGVYDVPQEIDEQVARLKLASLGLSIDELSAAQKKYQCSWDIGT
- a CDS encoding DMT family transporter, which translates into the protein MNCFSLPHLPKPLLAITGATLLFGTATPLLKILVDGMSPLLLLTILAFGSGAGILCWRIARGHRPAGSLPPANKRERWLLAGTVIVGGFIAPVTQCFALTITPAATAALLLNFEIVATVLLAFWVFHEPADKRIGFALVLIFAGSIILGWNGESVLGISLGALGIILSGLFWGVDNNCMAHITAYSPELIGLYKVIFGGSIAAVLVIVLGEPLPGISLIVLALLTGFFSFGFGLILFIVALRDMGAARAGAIYSAAPFIGCIASLFIFSDALGSQFWLAVPLFAAGALIVIHEQWKLGCTADIGDEPAGKSR
- a CDS encoding DNA-3-methyladenine glycosylase family protein, producing the protein MPRITLGNDEPFSLDQTLGCGQVFRWNHSPDGSWTGVASGKVIRCRQKGRTLSFTGVDEPFIRHYFSFDLDLLAILESVDRDPFIHAAIGQCRGLRLIRQPPWECLCSYICATNTNIPAIRRRVATLAQQFGDAIQEGENTFFSFPDPSRISCTGTASALAECGLGYREPYVFKTACDTTAHETWAENIAALPYEEARRELMKFSGIGPKAADCVLLFSFQTFEAFPVDVWIRRIMREHYLPELPPDTALTTREYDAIRTFARKHFGPYCGIAQEYIYAAREGSKT